The following is a genomic window from Litorilinea aerophila.
CCAAGGCCACCGGGCTTGGGGAGCATGGGGTTCATGCGCCGCCATCTTCCTGTGGTGCCTCCAGTTCACCGGGTGATACCAGCCGATACCCGACACCGCGTATGGTCAAAATCAGGCGAGGGGCGCCCGGGTCGTCCTCCAGCTTCTCGCGCAGCCAGCGAATGTGGACGTCCAACGTGCGAGGGTCGCCGATCCACTCCTTCCCCCACACCTGGTCCAACAGATCTCCCCGTGGAACCACGGCTCCCTGGGCGTCAACCAGGGCCAGCAGCAAGTCGAATTCACGTTTGGAGAGGGCGATGGGCTTGCCCTGGCGGGTGACCGTGCGCCGTTCCCGGTCGATGACCAGGCCCCCCAGCGCAATCTGGGGCGTGGCCTCCCCAGCGCCGGACGGCATGACCCCCTGCCGGTCATAGGCGACCCGGCGCAGGTTGGCGTGGATACGGGCCAAGAGCTCGCCGAAACTAAAGGGCTTGACGATGTAGTCGTCGGCTCCCAGCTCCAGCCCCAGCACCCGATCCGCTTCCTGGCCCCGGGCCGTGATCATGAGGATGGGCACGGTACTGGTCGCTCGGATCGCCCGGCAGACTTCCCATCCTTGCATCTTGGGCATCATCACATCCAACAGAATCAGGTCGGGGTGGCCTGTGCGCGCTGCCTGGAGGGCGGCTTCGCCGTCGTAGGCGGTGAGCACCTGGTAGCCGGCTCGCTTCAGTTGATAGGTGAGGGCGTCGACGATCAGTTCGTCGTCGTCCACCACCAGGATCGTCTCGTTGGCCATGGGTTCGATCCGTTCATCCGAGATTGTGTCAGCCATCATGTCCACCATCCCATTGTATCATGAAGCGTCTCCCCGGCCGGGTGCTGTTTGGCTACCCACACCTGCATAGGGTACGTCAGATCGGATGCGCTTACATGAAGGGAAGGCTGTCTGCAGGTTAAGAGCATGTTAAGAGCTGTCGATGCTCCAGGCTTAACATGCCCATAACGCGGTCATAAACCGGCCTTAGCCTCTCTCTTCCGCCTCCGTGGCATAATCTCCAGCATGATGGCATGCGGGGGCACAGTGCCCTCGCAGCCTGGCAATCGGTTTTGGCGATGGACTTTGGATGTCCTTTGGACAAGTAATTTACGGGAGATAACCATGAGCCGACTTCGCGCTCTCATCCAGAAGCATTTTGGGTCCGTGGTGATGGGATTTGTTTTGGTGGGTTTTGTGGTGTTGCTGGCCGAGCTCCTCTTGACCGGTCACACCCGAGACATCCAGCTGGTAGCTGTGGTGGCCACGGTCATCGGGGCCCTGTTGGCCCTGGCTGCCCTGCTGTGGGGACACCGGGCCCGCATGGCCCTGGCGGTCCTCTTCCTGCTGCTTTCCATTACCGGTCTGGTGGGGGTCTTTGAACACGCGGAAGAGGGCGGGGGTAGGGCGGAAGCCTTTGTCCCTGGGACCCAGGCGCGGGCCTTGAGCCAGGCGTCAGCCCCTATCCAGGTGCGTTTTTCGTACGATGAAGAGAGTGGTGAGCGGAGTGAAAGTGGATTCGTTCGTCGGGAAGGCTCTCCGCCTCCCCTGGCGCCCCTGAGCCTGACTGGCCTTTCGCTGCTGGGCGCAGCGGCAGTCTTCGCCGGGCGGGAATCTGCGGATCAGGAGGCCACCGACTGAACGCATTTCCGGGGACACGCATATCCATGGCCCCATCACATCGGCGGGGAGATGCCAGACTGCCGGCGTCTCCCCGCCTGTTTTTTTCAGATTTCGTACCCCCTCACCCCCGGGCTTCCCGGGGCAACCAGGCCAGGGACTCGTCCGTTTCGCCCAAGGGTCGATACTCCAGGCCGATGTATCCCGTGTAGCCCAGCTGCTCCAGCGCGGCGAAGATGTTGGGGAAGTGGATCTCCCCCGTGCCCGGCTGGTGTCGGCCCGGCACGTCGGAGATCTGGATGTGGCCGATCTGGGCGAAGTGTTCGGTGATGGTGTGAATGAGGTTCCCTTCCTGCATCTGTCCGTGGTAGACATCATACTGGAGCCGAACCCGGGGATGGTCCACCGCGCGCACGATCTCCATGCCCTCAGCCGTGGTGTGGATCAGGTAATCCGGCATGTCGAAGGCGTTCAGGGGCTCCAGCAACAGGGTGACATCGGCTTCGTCAGCCAGAGGGGCCGCCCAGGCGAGCTGCTCCACCGCGCAGGCCACCTGCCGTTCTCGCTCCAGGTCCGGGCGCCGGTTGCCCAGCATGGCGTGGATCCGGTGGCAGCCGATCTGCCGGGCGAACTCCAGGGCTTCCTCCACTCGACGGCGGGCCTCATCCCGCCGGTCTGGGTGGCTGAGCAGACCCCGTTCCCCGGCCGCAAAATCGCCGGGATAGAGGTTGAAGAGGACGGCCGTCAACCCCAGGTCATCCAGCCGCTGGCGGATGGCCTCCGCCCCCACGTCGTAGGCGAACAGGAACTCCACCGCCCGGAAGCCGGCCGCCGCGGCCCTGGCGAAGCGCTCCAGGAACGGCACCTCCGTGTAGAGCATGGACAGATTGGGCGCAAATCGCAATGCCACGATTTCCCTCCTGAAGAAACCACAGATTCCACCGATGAACACAGATTTTGCAAGTGATTGCGGACTTCCCCTGCAAAAAGGGCATGATTTAACGCAAGGGCGCAAGGAAACCGAGAAGTTCGGGAGAGAATGGCCGTGATCCGGGTCCATCTGCGTGGGTCAGCGGCCTACATTGACCTTTGTGCAGTAGAGCCACTTGCAGCAGAGCCGTTGACGCCACTGCCAAAAATGTCCCTCAAAGCCGCAGACGGCGGAAGATTTCGTCTGCGGCCTGGTGGAGCAGGCAGTGGCGTCGGGCCAGGCGCTGGATGTCCCTGGCGTAGCCTCCGCCGATGACGCAGGCCACCGGATACCCCCGCGACAGACACGTGCTTAACACCAGCTCGTCCCGCCGGAAGAGCCCCTCATCGCTCAGGGACAGCTTGCCCAGCTCATCCTCCCGGTGAGGGTCCACCCCCGCATCGTAAAAGACCAGATCCGGCCGCACCTGGCTGAGCAAGTCGGGCAGGATCCGCCCCAGGGTGGCCAGGTAGGCCCCATCCTCCATGCCCACGGGCAGGGCTATGTCCAGGTCGCTGCACTGCTTCCGAAAGGGGAAGTTGCGGCCACAGTGCATGGAAAAGGTGAAAACGGTGGGGTCATCCTGGAAGATGGCCGCGGTGCCGTCCCCCTGGTGGACATCCAGGTCGACGATCAGCACCCGGCGGGCCAGCCCCTGGCGGCGGACGTAGCGGGCTGCCACGGCCAGGTCGTTGAAGATGCAGAAGCCAGAGCCAAAATCTCGGTGGGCGTGGTGGGTCCCGCCGGCAGTGTTGCAGGCCAGCCCGTGCTGCAGGGCCAGCTCGGCGGTCAGGACTGTGCCGCCCACGGCCGTGCGGCTGCGGTGGACCAGGCCCGGGCTCCAGGGCAGCCCGATGCGCCGGATGGCCCGGGCATCCAGCGTCCCCTGGCAGAAAGCTTCCACGTACTCAGGCGCATGGGCCAGCTCCAGCCAGGCCCGGGGCGCCGGCTGGGGGCAGTGGAACTGGTCCAGGCTGGCTGTGCCATCGCGGATCAGGGTTTCATAGACCTTGCCGAACTTGGGCATGGGAAAGCGATGGCCAGGCGGCAAAGGTGTGACGTAGTCGGGATGGTAGACCAACGGCAGAGACATGGCGTCTCAAATCATACTCCCGAAAGCCCGATCCGCCAAGCCGGCCAGGGAATCGGGAGCAGGCCCCATCCGGCCGGCGCGTTTTCCAGAGTTGCAGGGATGGCTGACTCGGGTACAATGCAGGCGACGAATGAACGTTCCCCGACCTCCTTGATGCAGTTTTTTTGATCCACACATGGCTCTGCTGTACAAAGGTCAGATGAGGACGCTGACCCACGCAGATGAACGCTGCTTCGAGAGATTCTCTCCTGCGCTTCTTTGCGCCTTTGCGTTCACAAAAACGCCCTGTTTGCAGGGGATCCACACATTCCACAGATTGAATTGCACAGATAGAGAGGAGCTATCATGCCTGTGGAGTATGGCACACTGTTCGACCTCAAGGGGAGGAATGCCCTGGTGGTGGGCGCAGGCAGCGGCATTGGCCGGGCGTCCGCCGAGGGGCTGGCGGCATTCGGTGCCCGGGTCATCTGCGCCGATATCGACCTGGCCCAGGCCGAGGCTACCGCCGCCGCCATCGGCGGTCAGGAAGGCCAGGCCCAAGCCCTCCACCTGGACATGCGGGACGGCGACGGCATTCGTCAGGCGCTGGCCCAGTTACCTCCCCTGCAGATTCTGGTCTGTACCCCCAGCATCAACGTGCGCAAGCCCTTGCTGGAGATCACCGACGACGAGTTTGACCGCATCGTCAGCCTGAACCTCAAGGGCACCTTTCTGCTCCTGCGGGAAGTGGGGCGCCGCATGGCCGAGCAGGGCCAGGGCAGCATCATCGTCTTCTCCAGCATCCGGGCCCAGGTGATCGAGCCGGGGCAGGGCGTCTACGCGGCGACCAAGGCCGGCGTGGTCCAGTTGGTGCGCACCCTGGCCGCGGAGCTGGCGCCCCAGGGCGTGCGGGCCAACGCCATCGCCCCGGGCATCGTCGAAACACCCCTCACCGCCCAGATCAAGAACCACCCCGCCTGGTACCAGGCCTATGCGGACAAGAGCATGCTCAAACGCTGGGCCCAGCCGGAAGAGCTGGTGGGTGCGGTGATCTACCTGGCCTCCGACGCCAGCTCCTACGTCACCGGTTCGCTCCTGTTCGTGGACGGCGGCTGGACGGCCGCTGATGGTCGCTTTACGCCGCCCTTATAGGCCCCATACCCAACCCAAGGAGAACCCATGTCCACCCAGATCCATCCAGAAGAGCCGCGGGAGCCGGCGGGCTCCCCAGACCCTGTGCCGGCCATCGCCGATGAAGCCATCCAGGCTGCCGTCCACCTGGTAGGGCTGGACTTCACGCCGGAGGAGCGGTCCATGATGGTCAACGGGCTGGTGCAAAATCGCACCCGCTACGAGGAGCTGCGCCGGGTGCCCCTAGCCAATTCGGTGCCCCCGGCCCTGCGCTTCGACCCGGCACCGCCCACCCCGGCCTCGGCCGCTCCCCACCGGCGCCCCCTGACCCCCGGGCCGGTCACCCTGCCTCCCTTGCCCGCGGATCTGGAGGAACTGGCCTTCCTGCCGGTCACCCACCTGGC
Proteins encoded in this region:
- a CDS encoding response regulator transcription factor, whose product is MMADTISDERIEPMANETILVVDDDELIVDALTYQLKRAGYQVLTAYDGEAALQAARTGHPDLILLDVMMPKMQGWEVCRAIRATSTVPILMITARGQEADRVLGLELGADDYIVKPFSFGELLARIHANLRRVAYDRQGVMPSGAGEATPQIALGGLVIDRERRTVTRQGKPIALSKREFDLLLALVDAQGAVVPRGDLLDQVWGKEWIGDPRTLDVHIRWLREKLEDDPGAPRLILTIRGVGYRLVSPGELEAPQEDGGA
- a CDS encoding SDR family NAD(P)-dependent oxidoreductase, whose product is MPVEYGTLFDLKGRNALVVGAGSGIGRASAEGLAAFGARVICADIDLAQAEATAAAIGGQEGQAQALHLDMRDGDGIRQALAQLPPLQILVCTPSINVRKPLLEITDDEFDRIVSLNLKGTFLLLREVGRRMAEQGQGSIIVFSSIRAQVIEPGQGVYAATKAGVVQLVRTLAAELAPQGVRANAIAPGIVETPLTAQIKNHPAWYQAYADKSMLKRWAQPEELVGAVIYLASDASSYVTGSLLFVDGGWTAADGRFTPPL
- a CDS encoding hydroxypyruvate isomerase family protein, with protein sequence MALRFAPNLSMLYTEVPFLERFARAAAAGFRAVEFLFAYDVGAEAIRQRLDDLGLTAVLFNLYPGDFAAGERGLLSHPDRRDEARRRVEEALEFARQIGCHRIHAMLGNRRPDLERERQVACAVEQLAWAAPLADEADVTLLLEPLNAFDMPDYLIHTTAEGMEIVRAVDHPRVRLQYDVYHGQMQEGNLIHTITEHFAQIGHIQISDVPGRHQPGTGEIHFPNIFAALEQLGYTGYIGLEYRPLGETDESLAWLPREARG
- a CDS encoding histone deacetylase family protein, whose translation is MSLPLVYHPDYVTPLPPGHRFPMPKFGKVYETLIRDGTASLDQFHCPQPAPRAWLELAHAPEYVEAFCQGTLDARAIRRIGLPWSPGLVHRSRTAVGGTVLTAELALQHGLACNTAGGTHHAHRDFGSGFCIFNDLAVAARYVRRQGLARRVLIVDLDVHQGDGTAAIFQDDPTVFTFSMHCGRNFPFRKQCSDLDIALPVGMEDGAYLATLGRILPDLLSQVRPDLVFYDAGVDPHREDELGKLSLSDEGLFRRDELVLSTCLSRGYPVACVIGGGYARDIQRLARRHCLLHQAADEIFRRLRL